From Xanthomonas sp. 10-10:
GTCGTGCAGGCCCCAGGCGTTGGCGCGGAAGCTGCCCACCGGTGCCGGGCCCCAGAAGCCATCGCCGTAGCCGACAAAGCCGTTATTCCAGTGCCGGCCGCTGCGCGAGACGTCGTTGCCGCCGGTGAAATTGCCCGCATCGCGCGGTGGCGAGCCGGCATTGCCCCAGGGATAGCGCCCGGTGGTGCCGGCGCGCACCGCGTACTCGAACTCGGCCTCGCTGGGCACGTGGTAATGACGTCCGGTCTGTTCGGACAGCCATGACGCATAGGCTTCGGCGTCGCGGATGCTGACATGCATGACCGGGCTGTTGGGCGCGGCCTGCGCGCCGTTGTAGTCGGACTGCCAGTCCACGCCGCTGCGGCGGATGAAATTGCCGCTGCGCTCGTCGTACACCACTGAATGGCCGCGCCGGGTGGCGCGAGGACGCGCGCCGGTGGCTTCGACGAATTGACGGAACTCGGCCACCGTCACCTCGGTGATCGAGAGCGCGAAGCCGCGCGCAAAGCGCACGTAATGCGCCGGGCGCTCGGTGTCGGATGCGCCCGGTTCGGCATCGCCCGCCCCCATCTGGAACGCGCCATGCGGCACCACGATCATCTGCGGCCCGCGGCCACCGACCTTGAGCCCGTCGGTGAAGACCTGTCCGGGGCGGAAGCTGCCGTAGTGGGTGGCCAATTCCAGGCGACGCCGCAGATCGCCGGCCATCGGGTCGCCGGGGTCGGCAATGCGCAGCACTTCGGCGAGTTTCTCGCCTGCGGCCTTGAGCCCGCGCGGCGAGGTCAGATCGTGAAGCCCGGCATCGTGCAAGGCCGCGATCTGCCCGCGCCGGGTGCGCTCGATGCGCGCGCGTGCGTCGGCGATGGTGGGCGCGCGGTCGCGCACCTGCCCGGCCATCTGCAGCCAATAGCGCGCGCCGATGAAATCGGCGGCGTCGGCAGCCAGTTCGGCACGTTCCAGCAGGCCGCTTTCCACGGCAGCCAGTCCCTGGCGTGTGCGTGGGTTGTCCGGGTCCAGCTGCGCGGCGTCGCGAAAATTCGCCAGCGCGCCATTGCCGTCTTCGCCCAGGCGACCACCGCGCAGGTCTTCTTCACCGGCGCGATTGAAACCGAGCACGCGTTGCGCAGTTTCCACATCGCTCTGCAAGGCGCGCACCTTCGGGTCCTTGGGTGCGAGCGCCAGGGCCACGATGGCGAGCTCGCGCGCCTGTTCGAGCGCATCGTCCTGCCGATCGGTCTGTGCAACCAGCGCCCGGCCGCGTTCGATCAAGCGGGCGCGCGCCTGTTCCAGGCCGCGCCGACTGGCCGCATCCTTGCCGCCGCTGCGTTGTTCGATTGCCAGGTACAACGGGATCGCAGCGTCCGCATCGCGATACAGGCGGTCGTCCTGCAAGGCCTGGTCGGCGCGCTTGCGTGCCTGCGCCACTGGCTCCTCGCCCAGATCCACCGTCGGCGGTTGCCACTGCGCGACCGTCTCGGCGGATTCTTCGCCACCGATGGACACATTCGGCTTGCTCGCTTGCGCGGGCGCTACCGGCTGTCGCGCAGCGGCAGGCGCCGGCGCGGGGGCACGCGAACAGGCGCATATGCTCAGCACGACCAATGCCCACGCCGCGATCCGGTTGCCGCACTTGCCCACCACCTGCTCCTTCCAGTGCTCTGCCGCACGACAGGCGATCGCGACGTTAGGCTATTCTGCGCGTTCTGCGCAAACCTCGCTGTCGACGGAAATCACGTGCCCCATTGGATCACCCACCCCTCCGAGCTGAGCGAACGCCTGCAGGCATCGCGTCCGTCCCGCATTGGCCTGGATACCGAGTTCATTCGCGAACGCACCTACTGGCCGCAACTGGCGCTGGTGCAGATGGCCATCGGCGAGGAGATCCTGTTGATCGACCCGCTGATCCCGGGCATGAACGAAGCGCTCAAGGAGTGGTTGACCGCCACCGACATCGTCAAGGTGATGCATAGCGCCAGCGAGGACCTGGTCACCTTCAAGTGCGCATGCGGCGTCTTGCCGCGTCCGTTGTTCGACACCCAGATCGCTGCCGCGCTGGCCGGTATAGGCGGCGGCATGGGCTACCAGAAGCTGGTGCAGGAAGTGACCGGCACCTTGCTGAGCAAGGGCGAGACGCGCTCGGACTGGATGCGTCGCCCGCTGTCGGCATCGCAACTGGAATACGCCGCCGATGATGTGCGTTACCTGTTCGCGATTCACGACGAGCTCACCGCCCGCCTTACCGAACAGGATCGCCTGGGCTGGCTGGCCGAAGACGCCGAGCGCCTGCTCGCCACGGTCGAGCACGATGACGGCGAGCGCTGGCCGCATGTGAGCCTGCGCACTGCACAGTTTCTGGAGCCGGCGGCGCAACGTCGGCTGCTGCGGCTATTGCGCTGGCGCGACCTGCAGGCGCGTCAGAGCGACCGCCCGCGCAGCTGGATCCTGGACAACGAACTGGCCAGCCAGCTGGCACGGTTTCCGCCGGCCGATCTGGACGCCCTGCTGCGCCAGTTCGACAAGTTTCCCAAGGCGCCACGCAAGCTCGCCAATGCGGTGTGGGACGCGCTCAACACGCCGTTGCCCGACGAAGACGCCGCACCGCTGGCGCAGGCCGCCACCGACGGCAACAAGGCCGTGCTCAGGCGCTTGCAGGATGCGGTGGCGCAGCGCAGCCGCGAGCTTGGCTTACCGGATGGTCTGCTCGCCTCGCGCCGGCATCTGGAAACCCTGATCGAGCAGCACAGCTGGCCCGCCGCACTGGGCCAGTGGCGTCGCCAGATGCTGGAAGCGCAGCTGATGCCGCTGCTGGCCGACACTACGGCGCCATAAGCCCCGCCTGAGGCGAACGCAGACGACAACAGCCCGCAGCGATGCGGGCTGTTCCCAGGTGCGGTGCGCTGCTGGCGACGCGTTCGGGTCAATCCTTGCCTTGCCCAACGGGCCAGGTCTTGCTGAAGACGATCGATCCCTGCCCCCGGGCCCTTGCGCCGACGCCGCGACTTCTCCGGCACATCGCGCAAGCTGAAGCCATCGATACGGTGCAGCCTGGATCATTCCGACCACGGCAGCGGCAATGCGACCGACGCACCGTCCCCAAGTGTTCATCGCATGCGCCTTGCTCCGGAACCGCAGCGCATCGATTCCGTCGACAACAAAGCGATCGCAGGCGCGTAAGCCGGTGCTTCACGTGTCCTCGCTCGTTGCGTGCTCCTGTATCTTCATGGCCGGGGTCGCTGGCCTGCGTGTAAGCTGGGCAGCGCCCGCAACGACAATGCGAAAGCGGCCGAGCAGCGCTTGTGAAAAGGCTGTTCACGCCACGTGCAAGCACCAGCACACGCAGCGGTCTCCCCCGGGCCGCATGCCATAATGGCGCTCGCCCTAGGGCGGCGTCTCCACTCTTTATTCCGAGGCCATACCTCTGTGAGCAATACTTCTTCGAAACTGGATTCCATCGCGCAAGCCAAAGCCAAGCTGCTGGACGAGCTGCAGAAGCTGGAAGAACAGGAGAAAACCGAGCGCGCGAGCGAGGCATCCTCTGCGC
This genomic window contains:
- a CDS encoding SUMF1/EgtB/PvdO family nonheme iron enzyme, translating into MVGKCGNRIAAWALVVLSICACSRAPAPAPAAARQPVAPAQASKPNVSIGGEESAETVAQWQPPTVDLGEEPVAQARKRADQALQDDRLYRDADAAIPLYLAIEQRSGGKDAASRRGLEQARARLIERGRALVAQTDRQDDALEQARELAIVALALAPKDPKVRALQSDVETAQRVLGFNRAGEEDLRGGRLGEDGNGALANFRDAAQLDPDNPRTRQGLAAVESGLLERAELAADAADFIGARYWLQMAGQVRDRAPTIADARARIERTRRGQIAALHDAGLHDLTSPRGLKAAGEKLAEVLRIADPGDPMAGDLRRRLELATHYGSFRPGQVFTDGLKVGGRGPQMIVVPHGAFQMGAGDAEPGASDTERPAHYVRFARGFALSITEVTVAEFRQFVEATGARPRATRRGHSVVYDERSGNFIRRSGVDWQSDYNGAQAAPNSPVMHVSIRDAEAYASWLSEQTGRHYHVPSEAEFEYAVRAGTTGRYPWGNAGSPPRDAGNFTGGNDVSRSGRHWNNGFVGYGDGFWGPAPVGSFRANAWGLHDMGGNLSEWVADCWHASYRRAPADGAAWFNPGCRQRMIRGGSWANSPQQTRAAWRQSQDSDTTSARIGFRLARGI
- the rnd gene encoding ribonuclease D; protein product: MPHWITHPSELSERLQASRPSRIGLDTEFIRERTYWPQLALVQMAIGEEILLIDPLIPGMNEALKEWLTATDIVKVMHSASEDLVTFKCACGVLPRPLFDTQIAAALAGIGGGMGYQKLVQEVTGTLLSKGETRSDWMRRPLSASQLEYAADDVRYLFAIHDELTARLTEQDRLGWLAEDAERLLATVEHDDGERWPHVSLRTAQFLEPAAQRRLLRLLRWRDLQARQSDRPRSWILDNELASQLARFPPADLDALLRQFDKFPKAPRKLANAVWDALNTPLPDEDAAPLAQAATDGNKAVLRRLQDAVAQRSRELGLPDGLLASRRHLETLIEQHSWPAALGQWRRQMLEAQLMPLLADTTAP